Proteins found in one Microbacterium sp. LWS13-1.2 genomic segment:
- a CDS encoding glycoside hydrolase family 32 protein, with amino-acid sequence MHDAHDAQTTFPWRRALLWAAAAIAVVALVLGTAVTVLRPSEGSPGVRPTPTAPSADTGERPADWSPHRPGIHITPGESWMNDPQKPFLLDGVWHYYYLYNADYPDGNGTAWYHATSTDLVHWQDEGVAIEKYANGLGDIWTGTAVVDAHGTAGFGAGAVIALVTQQVDGVQRQSLFFSRDSGYSFESYDGNPVMDNPGVADWRDPRVFWDEAAGRWVMALAEHDRIGFYTSPNLREWTYVSDFPTAGLGVLECPDLFPMSVNGDPDDVRWVLVAGANGAAEGMTTGTAYWVGQWDGERFTADGTGHQWLDHGPDYYAAVTWDDPRLDTGDRLASRYGIGWMNNWAYAGSLPGEDWHGGSDSLMRTISLRANGAGATLHSTPAPELDALAGEREALADAQVDAETAVEVDVPASGAYRLRLTASEAAGDTGELRVKVLTGDGTFATVGYDFAAGVAFVTRDADAVAEGMPEAYRDVRTARVAPVDGRVELDIVVDAASVEVFAGDGDVALTMATFGSAGERGLRIEGADGAVSVTDASLTPLRVAPVERTGRR; translated from the coding sequence ATGCACGACGCACACGATGCCCAGACCACGTTCCCCTGGCGGCGCGCCCTGCTCTGGGCGGCGGCGGCCATCGCGGTGGTCGCTCTCGTGCTCGGAACGGCGGTCACCGTGCTGAGGCCGTCGGAAGGCAGCCCCGGGGTTCGGCCCACACCGACGGCACCGTCCGCCGACACGGGCGAGCGGCCGGCGGACTGGTCGCCGCATCGGCCGGGGATCCACATCACGCCCGGCGAGAGCTGGATGAACGATCCGCAGAAGCCGTTCCTGCTCGACGGCGTGTGGCACTACTACTACCTGTACAACGCCGACTACCCCGACGGGAACGGCACGGCGTGGTACCACGCGACCTCGACCGACCTGGTGCACTGGCAGGACGAAGGCGTGGCGATCGAGAAGTACGCCAACGGCCTGGGCGACATCTGGACCGGCACCGCGGTGGTCGACGCGCACGGCACCGCCGGGTTCGGCGCGGGTGCGGTGATCGCCCTCGTCACCCAGCAGGTGGACGGCGTGCAGCGGCAGTCGCTCTTCTTCTCGCGCGACAGCGGCTACAGCTTCGAGTCGTACGACGGCAACCCGGTGATGGACAACCCCGGCGTCGCGGACTGGCGGGACCCGCGCGTGTTCTGGGACGAGGCCGCCGGGCGCTGGGTGATGGCGCTGGCCGAGCACGACCGGATCGGCTTCTACACCTCGCCGAATCTGCGCGAGTGGACCTACGTCTCGGACTTCCCGACCGCCGGGCTCGGCGTGCTCGAGTGCCCCGACCTGTTCCCGATGTCGGTGAACGGGGATCCCGACGACGTGCGCTGGGTGCTCGTGGCCGGTGCCAACGGCGCGGCGGAGGGCATGACCACCGGCACCGCGTACTGGGTCGGTCAGTGGGACGGCGAGCGCTTCACGGCCGACGGAACCGGGCACCAGTGGCTGGACCACGGTCCCGACTACTACGCCGCTGTCACGTGGGACGACCCCCGGCTCGACACCGGCGACCGTCTGGCGTCGAGGTACGGCATCGGCTGGATGAACAACTGGGCCTACGCCGGCAGCCTGCCGGGCGAAGACTGGCACGGCGGCTCGGACTCCCTCATGCGCACGATCTCGCTGCGGGCGAACGGGGCGGGCGCCACGTTGCACTCGACGCCCGCGCCGGAGCTGGACGCGCTGGCCGGAGAACGCGAGGCGCTCGCGGACGCGCAGGTGGACGCCGAGACCGCGGTCGAGGTCGACGTGCCGGCGTCGGGCGCCTATCGGCTGAGGCTCACCGCGTCCGAGGCGGCCGGCGACACCGGCGAACTCCGCGTGAAGGTGCTCACCGGCGACGGCACGTTCGCCACCGTCGGCTACGACTTCGCTGCGGGGGTCGCGTTCGTGACGCGCGACGCGGACGCGGTCGCCGAAGGGATGCCGGAGGCGTACCGCGACGTGCGCACGGCGCGCGTCGCTCCGGTCGACGGACGGGTGGAGCTCGACATCGTCGTGGATGCGGCGTCGGTCGAGGTGTTCGCCGGCGACGGGGACGTCGCGCTGACGATGGCGACCTTCGGGTCGGCGGGCGAGCGCGGACTGCGCATCGAGGGGGCGGATGGTGCGGTGAGCGTCACCGACGCGAGCCTTACTCCCCTGCGCGTCGCGCCCGTCGAGCGGACCGGTCGCCGCTAG
- a CDS encoding glycoside hydrolase family 68 protein — MNTPPKRVRRILTGGVTAAAVAVSALVGLPAAAAVGPVTAAALPDLQNGPEPTVHTQEAFAPEDDFTAKWTRADARQLKRLSDPTAGSKQNSMPAELTMPAVPQDFPDMSNEEVWVWDSWPLTDEDANQYSVNGQEIIFSLVADRNLVFDERHVFAKIGYFYRPAGVPADERPENGGWTYGGLVFDEGVTGQIFPDQSYSHQTQWSGSARISKSGEIKLFFTDVAFYRNGDGSNRKPYDPRIALSVGKVHANKNGVKLTGFDEVTDLLQADGTYYQTGAQNEFFNFRDPFTFEDPAHPGETFMVFEGNSAMPRESATCNEEDLGYREGDPFAETVEQVNASGATYQIGNVGLAKAKNEDLTEWEFLPPILSANCVTDQTERPQIYMKDGRYYLFTISHRGTFANGIDGPEGVYGFVGDGIRSDYQPMNAGSGLALGNPTNLNFAGGQPFAPDFNQPIGHFQAYSHYVMPGGLVQSFIDTIGTEGDFRRGGTLAPTVKIDIDGASSAVDYSYGDGGLGGYADIPANININPGGKEKPLR, encoded by the coding sequence ATGAACACTCCCCCGAAGCGCGTCAGGCGCATCCTGACCGGCGGCGTCACCGCTGCGGCCGTCGCGGTGTCGGCACTGGTCGGCCTGCCGGCCGCTGCCGCCGTCGGTCCCGTCACCGCAGCAGCGCTGCCCGACCTCCAGAACGGACCCGAACCGACCGTCCACACTCAGGAGGCCTTTGCCCCTGAGGACGACTTCACCGCCAAGTGGACCCGGGCGGACGCGCGGCAGCTCAAGCGCCTGTCCGACCCGACTGCGGGCTCGAAGCAGAACTCGATGCCCGCCGAGCTCACGATGCCCGCGGTTCCGCAGGACTTCCCCGACATGAGCAATGAAGAGGTCTGGGTCTGGGATTCCTGGCCACTGACCGACGAGGACGCCAACCAGTACAGCGTCAACGGCCAGGAGATCATCTTCTCGCTCGTGGCCGACCGCAACCTCGTGTTCGACGAGCGGCACGTGTTCGCGAAGATCGGCTACTTCTATCGCCCGGCCGGCGTCCCCGCCGACGAGCGTCCGGAGAACGGCGGCTGGACGTACGGCGGCCTCGTCTTCGACGAGGGCGTGACCGGCCAGATCTTCCCCGACCAGTCCTACAGCCACCAGACCCAGTGGTCGGGTTCGGCGCGCATCTCGAAGAGCGGCGAGATCAAGCTGTTCTTCACGGATGTCGCGTTCTACCGCAACGGGGACGGCAGCAACCGCAAGCCCTACGACCCGCGCATCGCGCTGAGCGTCGGCAAGGTGCACGCCAACAAGAACGGCGTGAAGCTGACCGGATTCGACGAGGTCACCGACCTGCTGCAGGCCGACGGCACCTACTACCAGACCGGTGCGCAGAACGAGTTCTTCAACTTCCGCGACCCGTTCACGTTCGAGGACCCGGCGCACCCGGGTGAGACCTTCATGGTCTTCGAAGGCAACTCCGCCATGCCCCGCGAGAGCGCGACGTGCAACGAAGAGGACCTCGGCTACCGCGAGGGGGATCCGTTCGCAGAGACTGTCGAGCAGGTGAACGCCTCGGGCGCCACGTATCAGATCGGCAACGTCGGTCTCGCGAAGGCGAAGAACGAGGACCTCACCGAGTGGGAGTTCCTGCCGCCCATCCTGTCGGCGAACTGCGTCACGGATCAGACCGAGCGTCCGCAGATCTACATGAAGGACGGCAGGTACTACCTCTTCACCATCAGCCACCGCGGCACGTTCGCGAACGGCATCGATGGGCCTGAGGGCGTCTACGGCTTCGTCGGCGACGGCATCCGCAGCGACTACCAGCCGATGAACGCCGGCTCGGGACTCGCGCTCGGCAACCCGACGAACCTGAACTTCGCCGGCGGGCAGCCGTTCGCGCCGGACTTCAACCAGCCGATCGGGCACTTCCAGGCGTACTCGCACTACGTCATGCCCGGTGGACTGGTGCAGTCGTTCATCGACACGATCGGCACCGAGGGCGACTTCCGCCGCGGCGGCACTCTCGCACCGACGGTCAAGATCGACATCGACGGCGCCTCGTCGGCGGTCGACTACTCGTACGGGGACGGCGGGCTCGGCGGCTACGCCGACATCCCGGCGAACATCAACATCAACCCCGGCGGCAAAGAGAAGCCGCTGCGCTGA
- a CDS encoding LacI family DNA-binding transcriptional regulator: MARARISDVAAAAGVSVTTVSLVMNDVESRISEETRIRVREAARAIGYAPSSVARGLRTQQTRTVGLISDQIATTPFAGDMLAGAQDAARANGHLVFLIDTGGDSAIEADAIRALTAQQVDALIYACMWHQVVPAPAGLPAGAVFLDCRPENGGFRSVVPDDRAGGAAAVRELVAAGHRRIAYIDTDDTPIASTLRHEGYLEVLAENGIPVDPALHVHGETTARGGRAAFEQLLELPEEQRPTAIFCFNDRMAVGVYIAAHRRGLDIPRDLSIVGYDDQQLIAAEQDPPLTTIALPHYDMGRWAMEVALGVRAEGDEDATHLMECPVIRRDSVGPPPAQVAKPNRRRASHTERPPQAATDR; this comes from the coding sequence ATGGCGAGGGCCCGGATCTCAGACGTGGCGGCGGCAGCCGGCGTCTCGGTGACCACGGTTTCGCTCGTCATGAACGATGTGGAGTCGCGCATCTCGGAGGAGACGAGGATTCGCGTCCGCGAAGCCGCGCGCGCGATCGGATACGCGCCGAGCTCGGTCGCCCGCGGGCTGCGCACGCAGCAGACCCGCACGGTCGGCCTCATCTCCGACCAGATCGCGACGACTCCGTTCGCCGGGGACATGCTCGCCGGGGCGCAAGACGCCGCGCGAGCGAACGGCCACCTCGTCTTCCTCATCGACACCGGCGGCGACAGTGCGATCGAAGCCGACGCCATCCGCGCGCTCACCGCCCAGCAGGTCGACGCGCTCATCTACGCGTGCATGTGGCATCAGGTGGTCCCCGCTCCGGCCGGACTGCCCGCCGGGGCGGTCTTCCTCGACTGCCGGCCCGAGAACGGCGGCTTCCGCTCCGTCGTCCCCGACGATCGCGCCGGGGGCGCGGCGGCCGTGCGCGAACTGGTCGCCGCGGGGCATCGGCGCATCGCCTACATCGACACCGACGACACTCCCATCGCGTCCACCCTGCGCCACGAGGGCTATCTCGAAGTGCTCGCCGAGAACGGCATCCCCGTCGATCCGGCGCTCCACGTTCACGGCGAGACGACCGCCCGCGGCGGGCGCGCCGCCTTCGAACAACTGCTCGAGCTCCCCGAGGAGCAGCGCCCCACCGCGATCTTCTGCTTCAACGACCGCATGGCCGTCGGCGTGTACATCGCCGCGCACCGCCGCGGCCTCGACATCCCGCGGGATCTCTCGATCGTCGGCTACGACGATCAGCAGCTCATCGCCGCGGAACAGGATCCCCCCCTCACCACCATCGCGCTGCCCCATTACGACATGGGCCGCTGGGCGATGGAGGTCGCGCTCGGCGTCCGCGCAGAGGGGGATGAGGACGCCACGCACCTCATGGAGTGTCCCGTCATCCGACGAGACTCCGTAGGCCCGCCGCCGGCGCAAGTCGCCAAACCGAACCGGCGACGGGCTTCACACACCGAGAGGCCGCCACAGGCGGCCACCGATCGGTGA
- a CDS encoding LacI family DNA-binding transcriptional regulator, protein MGNRSTTGGGRPRVSDVAAAAGVSPTTVSHALSGARAVNAETRERILAVARELGYVPDRVASGLRRRRTGVVGLIGDDLAATPFAGRIIEGARRAGLERDVLLMVAESGGDAEAERDLVSRFLAQRVDGLLIARMYHQRVDRPAVPDDVPVVLVDAAPEPGWQVDAVVPDEAQIATLACERLTREGHREIAYVGTTDESRAARGRLIGVRSALGDAGIALDEGRLDFCASNAAGGREAGGRLLDQTRPPTAIICFNDQIAMGVMQAAARRGIPVPAGLSVVGIDDLRPVADALDPGLTTVALPHDEIGRWGMTRLLDRIDGTAPPVGDGVHQLRGWLVERGSVAAPAVR, encoded by the coding sequence ATGGGGAACCGCTCGACGACCGGAGGCGGCCGCCCGCGCGTCAGCGATGTGGCGGCGGCGGCAGGCGTCTCACCGACGACGGTCTCGCACGCCCTCAGCGGCGCCCGCGCCGTCAACGCCGAGACGAGGGAGCGGATCCTCGCGGTGGCGCGCGAGCTCGGCTACGTTCCCGACCGCGTGGCGAGCGGCCTGCGCCGGCGCCGCACCGGGGTCGTCGGCCTGATCGGCGACGACCTCGCCGCGACGCCGTTCGCCGGCCGTATCATCGAGGGCGCCCGCCGCGCGGGGCTCGAGCGGGACGTGCTGCTCATGGTGGCCGAGAGCGGGGGAGATGCCGAGGCCGAGCGCGATCTCGTCTCGCGATTCCTCGCGCAGCGCGTCGACGGCCTGCTCATCGCCCGGATGTACCACCAGCGCGTGGATCGTCCCGCGGTGCCCGACGACGTGCCGGTGGTGCTCGTCGATGCGGCGCCGGAGCCCGGCTGGCAGGTGGATGCCGTCGTGCCCGACGAGGCGCAGATCGCGACGCTCGCGTGCGAGCGGCTCACCCGGGAGGGCCACCGCGAGATCGCCTACGTCGGCACGACCGACGAATCGCGGGCTGCGCGCGGACGCCTGATCGGCGTGCGCTCGGCTCTGGGAGACGCCGGCATCGCCCTCGACGAGGGCAGACTCGATTTCTGCGCCTCGAACGCTGCCGGGGGTCGTGAGGCGGGCGGACGCCTGCTCGACCAGACCCGTCCGCCGACCGCGATCATCTGCTTCAACGACCAGATCGCGATGGGGGTGATGCAGGCCGCCGCGCGACGCGGGATCCCCGTGCCGGCAGGCCTGTCGGTGGTCGGCATCGACGACCTGCGCCCGGTCGCCGATGCCCTGGACCCCGGGCTCACGACGGTCGCGCTGCCCCACGACGAGATCGGACGGTGGGGGATGACGCGGCTGCTGGATCGGATAGACGGCACCGCTCCGCCCGTCGGCGACGGCGTGCACCAGCTGCGGGGCTGGCTCGTCGAGCGCGGCTCCGTCGCCGCGCCCGCCGTCCGCTGA
- a CDS encoding extracellular solute-binding protein: MRTRTPILVSAGLVTAIALTGCGQAGQGDDTTADGRTQLTMWTHSAGNPAELEVYEQIISDFNDSQDEYEVVHESFPQGAYNDAIVAAAASGDLPCLLDLDGPIMPNWAWAGYLQPLELPTELTDSLLPTAVGVWEDEIYSAGYWDAALAIFARESVLEGNGIRIPTMEEPWTADEFRAALATLKDAGYETPIDIGAEDTGEWWPYAYSPFLQSFGGDLIDRSTMLTADGALNGPEAVAWGEWFAGLFADGYADNSGTVGNQEFVDDEVALSYTGVWNAVAALDAVGDDLLILPPPDLGNGPKIGGGSWQWGISSECNDADGARQYLEFSFQDEYITEFADKQVVIPATEAAAQASEYFGDDGALRPFVEFSQEYAVLRPETPAYAVISATFETAAKDIMSGADVQETLDRAVSDIDANIASNDGYGFQ, from the coding sequence ATGCGCACAAGGACCCCGATCCTCGTGTCCGCGGGGCTGGTCACGGCGATCGCCTTGACCGGCTGCGGGCAGGCCGGTCAAGGAGACGACACGACCGCGGACGGCCGCACACAGCTGACGATGTGGACCCACTCGGCGGGTAACCCCGCCGAGCTCGAGGTCTACGAGCAGATCATCTCCGACTTCAACGACTCGCAGGACGAGTACGAGGTCGTCCACGAGTCGTTCCCGCAGGGCGCCTACAACGACGCGATCGTCGCGGCCGCGGCATCCGGAGATCTTCCCTGCCTTCTCGACCTCGACGGGCCGATCATGCCCAACTGGGCGTGGGCCGGGTACCTGCAGCCGCTCGAGCTGCCGACCGAGCTCACCGACTCGCTGCTGCCCACCGCGGTCGGCGTGTGGGAGGACGAGATCTACTCGGCAGGGTACTGGGATGCCGCGCTCGCCATCTTCGCGCGGGAGTCGGTGCTCGAGGGCAACGGCATCCGCATCCCGACGATGGAGGAGCCGTGGACGGCCGACGAGTTCCGTGCGGCCCTGGCGACGCTGAAGGATGCCGGCTACGAGACCCCCATCGACATCGGCGCCGAGGACACCGGCGAGTGGTGGCCCTACGCGTACTCGCCGTTCCTGCAGAGCTTCGGCGGCGACCTCATCGACCGCTCGACCATGCTCACCGCCGACGGTGCGCTCAACGGACCCGAGGCGGTCGCGTGGGGCGAGTGGTTCGCCGGTCTCTTCGCCGACGGCTACGCCGACAACAGCGGGACCGTGGGCAACCAGGAGTTCGTCGACGACGAGGTGGCGCTCAGCTACACGGGCGTCTGGAACGCCGTCGCCGCGCTCGACGCGGTCGGTGACGACCTGCTCATCCTGCCCCCGCCGGACCTCGGCAACGGCCCGAAGATCGGCGGCGGCTCGTGGCAGTGGGGCATCTCGTCGGAGTGCAACGACGCCGACGGCGCTCGCCAGTACCTCGAGTTCAGCTTCCAGGACGAGTACATCACCGAGTTCGCCGACAAGCAGGTCGTGATCCCCGCCACCGAGGCGGCCGCGCAGGCGTCGGAGTACTTCGGCGACGACGGCGCCCTGCGCCCGTTCGTCGAGTTCTCGCAGGAGTACGCGGTGCTGCGGCCCGAGACGCCCGCCTATGCGGTGATCTCGGCCACGTTCGAGACCGCCGCGAAGGACATCATGAGCGGCGCCGACGTGCAGGAGACGCTCGATCGCGCCGTGTCGGACATCGACGCGAACATCGCGTCGAACGACGGGTACGGCTTCCAGTGA